Proteins encoded in a region of the Quercus lobata isolate SW786 chromosome 8, ValleyOak3.0 Primary Assembly, whole genome shotgun sequence genome:
- the LOC115957486 gene encoding zinc finger CCCH domain-containing protein 3 isoform X1, with protein MPDNRQVQKNAMPNQSANNIEEAFWRLKLNDNQEGGGAAQSAAYPDRPGEPNCLYYLRTGLCGYGSNCRYNHPSYALQGALYSGELPERVGQPDCGYFLKTGTCKYGSTCKYHHPRDRRGAGPVSFNILGLPMRQEEKSCPFYMRTGSCKFGVACKFHHPPPASLGPVLPVPGHVAFGSMAPTVVPSSGLPYVGGFPAWSLPRMPYVSSPRWQDPQSYPSVPFSPSQGIVSAQGWNTYNTYMGNMSPMSPTSSASVLGSSFVYNSKNLGESGSSGQVHLSSTPALILPERPDQPECRYFMNNGTCKYGSDCKFHHPKERIAQSIATQPGLPLRPGQAVCSYYSMYGLCKYGPTCKFDHPVVAPPYNYTLSLPTLSMLDSPLFNYPRSLSTAHSSETSPSKSSKFPDWVQKHDATNNEHENLDTKTPEDSPEQAASSPLPIPTSTEPLHDHSG; from the exons ATGCCAGATAACCGGCAGGTTCAGAAGAATGCTATGCCTAATCAATCCGCAAACAACATTGAAG AAGCATTCTGGCGGTTGAAACTAAATGATAATCAGGAGGGTGGTGGTGCTGCCCAATCGGCTGCATATCCAGATCGACCTGGTGAACCCAACTGCCTATATTATTTGAGGACTGGGTTGTGTGGTTATGGAAGTAATTGTCGTTATAATCATCCTTCTTATGCTTTGCAG GGTGCTCTGTACAGTGGAGAACTCCCAGAAAGAGTTGGACAGCCTGACTGTGGG TATTTTCTGAAGACAGGGACCTGCAAATATGGATCAACATGTAAATATCATCATCCAAGGGACAGGCGTGGTGCTGGACCAGTCTCATTCAACATTTTAGGTCTCCCCATGCGTCAG GAAGAAAAATCATGTCCTTTTTACATGCGAACTGGATCATGTAAGTTTGGAGTTGCATGCAAGTTTCATCATCCACCACCTGCATCGCTTGGCCCTGTTCTACCAGTACCTGGACATGTTGCTTTTGGATCTATGGCCCCGACAGTTGTGCCTTCATCAGGTCTACCTTATGTAGGTGGATTTCCTGCATGGTCATTACCAAGAATGCCATATGTATCTAGCCCACGTTGGCAGGATCCGCAGTCTTACCCATCTGTTCCTTTTTCCCCTTCTCAAGGCATCGTATCTGCACAAGGCTGGAACACTTATAACACTTACATG GGAAACATGAGCCCTATGTCTCCTACCAGTTCTGCTAGTGTTCTTGGTTCCAGCTTTGTATACAACTCCAAAAATCTTGGTGAGTCGGGTTCCAGTGGGCAGGTGCATTTGTCATCGACACCTGCTCTGATTCTCCCTGAGAGGCCTGACCAACCGGAGTGCCGATATTTTATGAACAATGGGACTTGCAAATATGGATCTGATTGCAAGTTCCATCACCCAAAGGAAAGAATTGCACAATCAATTGCTACCCAGCCTGGCCTTCCCTTGAGACCT GGGCAGGCTGTATGTTCATACTATAGTATGTATGGACTGTGCAAGTATGGCCCAACTTGCAAATTTGATCACCCAGTTGTAGCACCTCCTTATAATTATACTTTGAGCCTCCCAACTCTTTCTATGCTTGATTCACCTCTCTTTAATTATCCGAGAAGCTTGTCAACAGCCCACTCATCTGAGACTTCCCCTTCTAAATCATCAAAATTTCCTGATTGGGTCCAGAAACATGATGCTACAAACAATGAACATGAGAATTTAGATACAAAGACTCCAGAGGATTCACCTGAACAGGCTGCTTCTTCACCACTCCCAATTCCAACTTCAACAGAGCCATTACATGATCATTCTGGTTGA
- the LOC115957486 gene encoding zinc finger CCCH domain-containing protein 3 isoform X2, whose product MPDNRQVQKNAMPNQSANNIEAFWRLKLNDNQEGGGAAQSAAYPDRPGEPNCLYYLRTGLCGYGSNCRYNHPSYALQGALYSGELPERVGQPDCGYFLKTGTCKYGSTCKYHHPRDRRGAGPVSFNILGLPMRQEEKSCPFYMRTGSCKFGVACKFHHPPPASLGPVLPVPGHVAFGSMAPTVVPSSGLPYVGGFPAWSLPRMPYVSSPRWQDPQSYPSVPFSPSQGIVSAQGWNTYNTYMGNMSPMSPTSSASVLGSSFVYNSKNLGESGSSGQVHLSSTPALILPERPDQPECRYFMNNGTCKYGSDCKFHHPKERIAQSIATQPGLPLRPGQAVCSYYSMYGLCKYGPTCKFDHPVVAPPYNYTLSLPTLSMLDSPLFNYPRSLSTAHSSETSPSKSSKFPDWVQKHDATNNEHENLDTKTPEDSPEQAASSPLPIPTSTEPLHDHSG is encoded by the exons ATGCCAGATAACCGGCAGGTTCAGAAGAATGCTATGCCTAATCAATCCGCAAACAACATTGAAG CATTCTGGCGGTTGAAACTAAATGATAATCAGGAGGGTGGTGGTGCTGCCCAATCGGCTGCATATCCAGATCGACCTGGTGAACCCAACTGCCTATATTATTTGAGGACTGGGTTGTGTGGTTATGGAAGTAATTGTCGTTATAATCATCCTTCTTATGCTTTGCAG GGTGCTCTGTACAGTGGAGAACTCCCAGAAAGAGTTGGACAGCCTGACTGTGGG TATTTTCTGAAGACAGGGACCTGCAAATATGGATCAACATGTAAATATCATCATCCAAGGGACAGGCGTGGTGCTGGACCAGTCTCATTCAACATTTTAGGTCTCCCCATGCGTCAG GAAGAAAAATCATGTCCTTTTTACATGCGAACTGGATCATGTAAGTTTGGAGTTGCATGCAAGTTTCATCATCCACCACCTGCATCGCTTGGCCCTGTTCTACCAGTACCTGGACATGTTGCTTTTGGATCTATGGCCCCGACAGTTGTGCCTTCATCAGGTCTACCTTATGTAGGTGGATTTCCTGCATGGTCATTACCAAGAATGCCATATGTATCTAGCCCACGTTGGCAGGATCCGCAGTCTTACCCATCTGTTCCTTTTTCCCCTTCTCAAGGCATCGTATCTGCACAAGGCTGGAACACTTATAACACTTACATG GGAAACATGAGCCCTATGTCTCCTACCAGTTCTGCTAGTGTTCTTGGTTCCAGCTTTGTATACAACTCCAAAAATCTTGGTGAGTCGGGTTCCAGTGGGCAGGTGCATTTGTCATCGACACCTGCTCTGATTCTCCCTGAGAGGCCTGACCAACCGGAGTGCCGATATTTTATGAACAATGGGACTTGCAAATATGGATCTGATTGCAAGTTCCATCACCCAAAGGAAAGAATTGCACAATCAATTGCTACCCAGCCTGGCCTTCCCTTGAGACCT GGGCAGGCTGTATGTTCATACTATAGTATGTATGGACTGTGCAAGTATGGCCCAACTTGCAAATTTGATCACCCAGTTGTAGCACCTCCTTATAATTATACTTTGAGCCTCCCAACTCTTTCTATGCTTGATTCACCTCTCTTTAATTATCCGAGAAGCTTGTCAACAGCCCACTCATCTGAGACTTCCCCTTCTAAATCATCAAAATTTCCTGATTGGGTCCAGAAACATGATGCTACAAACAATGAACATGAGAATTTAGATACAAAGACTCCAGAGGATTCACCTGAACAGGCTGCTTCTTCACCACTCCCAATTCCAACTTCAACAGAGCCATTACATGATCATTCTGGTTGA